The Carassius carassius chromosome 37, fCarCar2.1, whole genome shotgun sequence genomic sequence ACACATAAATTTCTAGGTAACACACGTCTATGGATCTGATTCTGGAGATCACTCCATACACAATGTCATGTGCTGCTGACTAATGGTTATTCGTATTCCAGTCTGTATGATGTTGATGACATCTCTCTTTCAAAAGCTTGTGGAAAGACGTGACAAACACACTTTAACCATAAAAACTGTAATTGAATGATCATCAAGAATCACGATTTCAAAATCTACTATACAATACAAAGTCAGATAACAAGCACAAAATCAATCTCAAGCCAGTGTAATATCATAATAGAATTTGCTTTAACAATGAACATATTTAGTGCTACAGTAACATGCTGCAGTGCTTTGGAAAACTAATTGATGGATCACCATTAAAAGCATCAGTCAGTTCGCAGTGAGAATTTTGACAGAACAACAAAACTCATCAGTGAGTACTAGATTATTGCCAGATTTTGttcgttaaaaaaaaattgagtaatgGTGGCCTTTGGAAAATGAAACATAGTTAAGTATTTGATTCGTGTTTACAGTAGATTTCAAATGTAAATCTAACTTGGCTTTAAGTCCATGTATAAATTGTGACATCCCTCATTAAAAAGTCACAATAAGCAACATCAACCACATGATTTCTAGAATTTCACAATAGATGTCTTAGTACTTGAGAAACCCTGAAATGCTTTAATACCAAATTACTACAGTTTGTATAAAGCAAAACATATACTAATTACacgaaaaaatgtaaaacaaccaCCAAATTCTCAGAGATAACCCCGcatttataaaaattgaaaactCATCATGTGAAAGCAGGTAAACAAAGACACTGTATTAGCTGAGAATTCAAGTTCAAGTCAAATTACTTCCAAGTTTTCTGGTTACTAAATGGTTAATGTAAAAAGGATCATACCGTGCacattaacaaaaacatatacaTTGGCCCCCCAAAAATTATGTGTACATGTACCACACATAGAATCACTGTATTAagtaaaatatcaaaccaagagTCATTTAACAGCACAAGTTCAATTTAGAAAAATAAgctttataaatgttaaatagtaCAACAAAATCTCAAATTGGGACCAGTTTGTTCAATTTGAGAAAATGCCACTTGGttagatattttgatattttcggGTTTCCTGTATAAATAGAATTTGGGTATTTGTCTCACGGTTTCATCTGTAAACTACAAACTctacatttaacatttatctaAAATGAGACAAGGGGAGAGAGACTTGTGTGGGAGAAGACGCAGGCCAGGCCTGAGTCAGCCGAGCAGCAGCGTAGCTCTCAGAGAGGGCAAAGCTCTGTCACACTCATATCAGTATTGAAAGTGCAGAGCATAAACCGAATCTTACACAAGACTATCAGCTAATGCATATCACTCTCTAGCTCGAATGATCACGTTCTTGTAAATTGTTCAGGAAATCCAAATGCAACATTAACTTTAAATTCCTTCCATGCGGTATGCAAGGGAGTTTCTCAACcgtaaaaacaaaacacagaggaAAAGTCCAAAATGACCTGGTCTCCCCCACCGCTCAAGGGCACAATGTACAGTtttatagtctttaaatatcacttaCTCAGCATGAAAgtgttttatgaattatttttattaaacaaaataccAGATTTTTTTCCCTCACAATTTTCTAAATGTTTAGCCACCAAAACAAAAATATGATCAGCAAGGTCACTATGTGTCagatttttgacaaaaaaataagtACCTAAATGCCTTCAAGCATCTCTGATAAACTTCATAATTTTCCACTGAGGTATAAGTTGTTTAGACGACGTGCAAGTCACAACTGATGTTTTCCTTCTTTGACTGGTCGTACATTCTTGATAtgaatcactctttttttttttttttttttattacatcagCAAGGGTTAGATTATCATTCTTACAGTTTGACCATTTACTAAACTGTGGTTCCTTAAAAGTTTCTTGCCTACAGGTGACCTTTTTTACATTAAGGGCCAtacagttgttgttttaaaaaaaactactgtaaaGTATATCCATTTGTAGGAATCaccctttcagatgcaaaatttataGGAGGGGAGTATTTAAATATATCACACAGTGTGATACTTCAAGGTTTGCGGTAGTCGGTTTACCACTATCTGCCACCAATTAGCCCATTTTGCATTTGACATGGCAGCCATAGTTGTTAACTGCCGCAGCTCTTGGTAGATTACTTTGGTCATTATGGATCTAGATGCATCTGTGTTCTTTCTTTAATTTGCGCATTGTCAGTAGATCATCCACAGAATTGTCCAGTCCCTTCCGTGCTTTTACAGCCTTAAATGTGCACCGAATGTTAATATTGGACCCTGTGCAAACCTAACCATGAAAAAAGTATCACTGAAAAAGTATTTTTCTGTGAATTTGCCGGAAGTGTTAGAAAAGAGAGGCATATTAGCAAACTAAACATTGTTTAATCAGCTATTATTTCATAAGGGAGCTCAGAACAATCTTTCCTTGTGTTTTCAAAAAACAGATTCTTTCTTGTTGGCTATAAAAGCTCCTTATTCAGAGTGTGACTTCTTCTATGTCATCATCAAATGACGTAATGGCCCTGACCGCAGGTCGGCTCTCAGAGACATGCAGAGCGCTCCTATTGTTGGGGAGGGAACTGATGTTTAGTTCATTCGGTGTGTCTGTGTCCCTCCTGCGTCCACCCACTGGTCCTGATGTCAACTGGCTTGTTAGAGGGGGGCTTAGGATCTCCATCCTGCTGGATGGATCAGAAAGAGGTGGTGTGGCAGAGGCACCAAAAAGTTGCTGCATGAGGTTGGACTTCCTTTCTTTGACTAGGCTCCCCAGATCCAGCCCTTCATCTAGGTGTCGAGGTGGCTGGTTTGCATTGCGTGCACCTAAACCAACACGGGGGGCAGATTTACCAAAAGAAGGGGCGTAGCTGCCAAAAGCAAGATCAAGATCCTCACTTGGTCCATGTGTTTGGAGACCACCCACTCTTCTCCCACTCGCCAATGTGTTTGTGTTCTCTTCTGGTTCTGTGGATTTGAAAATACCGTTGTGGTTGCGTTGTTCAGACAACCGTGGAGGAGAGCGGACACTTCCCGTGTCATCGGAAAAGAAGTCAGAGTCCTGACCTTGAGTCTGCATTTCGATCTCACGCATCTTATCCAGTAGCTGCTCTTTGCGCTGACATTCCTCTTCTGCACTCTCTTGACTGATGGCCTGGATCTCCAGATTTCTTGCTTTAAGTTGTTCCTCTTCCAGTTCACGCCGCTTCCTGCTCTCTTCCTCCTTTTGAGATATAGACAGGCCAATCCTCTTCCAATCTTCTTCCTTTCTGTCCAGGCCTATTTAAAAGAAACCAAATTACTGTAGATACAAACATGCATATCAACAAAtccactactgttcagaagtttggggtcagtaccagtaatatttttattcagcaaggatgcattgaataatgtcagtaaaggcatttacattgttacaaaaaaatattttttacattttatttttgcaatttctattcatcaaagaatcctggaaaaaatttataatatttcaacatATTCAACATGAACAATATtaagaattgtttcttgagcaccaaattagcatgttataatgatttctgtaggatcatgaggcaatgaagactggagtaatggctacggCTTTAAACCCACAGGAATTAATTGTATTTCTATATAAATTTACatattctatattttaaaataaaaaagtagttatttaaaaatgttaaataatattttacaatatgacTGTTTTAACTGTCTTTTGATTAAATATATGCAGTTTTGGTGAGAATAAGAAACTTTTGAACTGGTGTGTACATTAAATATTTGTCAAACATCCATCCTATACATCTGTACATGATTGAAAAATTTAGTTATTtcagcttctttttttagttctactatttaaactatattttagCTAACAGTATTTAAACTACACAAATTGTTATGTTAATTATATCATTTATTTGTGTATGTCCATTTGTTTTTAACTTAGACAGCAGGATGGCATCTTTGACCAGTTACTTTCCTACCTCTGTTTCCCTTTGAATTCTTCTGATTTGCGCTCTGCTGTTGATCTAGTCTTTGCCTCTCCTGGTCTTTCAGCAGCTCCATTTCTCTATTTCTGTCACGCATTGCCTTTTcttctctctccttctcccttGTCCGTACCATCTCAGATTCcatgtctctttctttctccctttccctcCAAAACTCTTGAATCTTCCATTCTTTTGCTTCTCTTGATCTCTGCTCCCTGCCTTGCTGGTCCTGCTGATAGAGTATTGAAGAAAATGAATGACAAACGAAGGACTGGAAAAGAGTAAAACAAAGTTCATAATTTCCACAAAGTTTGCTCAATGAAATACTATTTTAGTCTGCACCGAATCCTGATGATGTCTAAATTTGGCAGGTCACAATCAATTAAAAGACACAAGAACCAACTACATTTGGCATCACTGATGCAACATACTTGAAAATATATCAAAAGCAGCTGTTGCAGAGAATATGGTCTACTATAAATTGTTCATTAATAATAgtgataaatgaaaatgtattactttacCCAGTATCTGAGTGTGATGTACTTTCATTCTCACTATTCAAAATCGATTGAAATCTCCTAAATGGAGTGCCATTTGTGAGCTGCTGTCGAAGACAACAAGCAGCTCACTAGATTTTTAAACAAAGCTAAATACAGTCATGACATCACAAACTGAAGCTAATCACAATTTTAATGAACAACAGTTCTcttatgtttaataaataaataagattcagaaaatgaaacacaaaaagacATGTAAGTTATAAGACCTCTACTGAGCAGATTATACATGCCTTCAGAGAGAGGTAATCATCAGTCCGGTCGTCAGGTGGGAGTTCGTTGGTAACAGCTGGAGGTGGTGATGGGAAGTCCAGTGAGGATGTCCTGTCCTCTGTCTGTACTGCCTTAGTGCTGGTTGTATTGGAGACTTCAatacatgaacaaacaaacatgtggCAAAATGCATAGGTTAAAGTCACACAGATATACATAATGTAATACTCCATCCTTTAGTGCCCCAACAATATCTCTTCAAACACTTGATTTGTTTGAATGAAGATTGTTATATAAATGTCAAAGTGATATATCTAATCCATAAAACCACTGTAATTACAGATGGAGTCACTAGTGAATCTCACGAGAATATAATCACCATAGTAAGATGTTTGTTGTGGAGTCATTACCTGTTtgctaataataattatgaacCTAATGTTAAGAAGGCCCTGGGAGGAAGGTGAATAGTACAGCTTTGTAATGGGACTTAGATCTACCTTTTCGCTTGCTGCCATTCTCAGCTTCTTTTCTGGAAGAAGCTTTCAGCATCCTGTTAGCATATATATTCCGAGAATCCAGctccttttctttttcctgatataagatgcaaaaaagtaattaatCTATGACATGATGTATTGGtgattaaatgaatcaaaatctaattaaaatctgCATGTGATTTGTGGGTGTTTTATGTAAAGAATTTGGTACCTTTAGTTTAGTGCAAAGCCTCTCCACTTCCTCCTGTAGTGCTTTAACTTCCTGTTGTGCATCATGAGTTCTCTTCCTCTCATTAGCTAGCTGCCTCTGAAAGCTCCCACTACTCAGCTCTGTGTTCTTCTCCAATTCCTGATGACGCATTacatacattacacacacacacagagtaatgAAAAAAACACATATTGATTAATATGagaatgataaaaataaacatataaagaaaataagaagGTTTGCACAAAAAGGATATCCCTTATATCTTATGGAAAGACATTATCTTAAGGTGCACACAAAAATTTTACAGTTTGCCCTGGGACAGTGGGCCTTCCTTATTGTTGAACCCTGTACTGTCTGATTGAcggtctctcttttttttttttttttaccttcactCTGCGTTCACTTTCTTGCAATTTGCCTTGAGTGTATGTTAGTTTTCGTGAGAGTTCCTCCCTTTCTCCAAGATTCTGGTCATCTGCAAGTTGCTGCAGTTTCTGCAGCTGGCTGCGACAGCGCTGGAGTTGGGCGTCCGTTTCCCTGAGGCTGCGCTCAGCTGTGCGCTGGTTCTCTTGACTGCGTCTCAGCCTCTCACGCAGTACATGAGTCTCATTGTTGTGACGAGACAACAGCTGCGAGATCTCGCTCTCTGTGTCATTGTAGCGATGCAGAGCTTTCTCTTGCCGCAGCTGCATCTGTCGCAATAAACGGTTCTCACGCTGCAACTCATCTGCATGCAGCCTCAGCTCAGACAATGCATTCTTCAATTCGTTGATCTTTAGCAGACGGGCAGACAGCATGCGTTTGGTGACCGGGTCCACTTCTTTAGATGGAGCATCTTTACTCAAAGTTTGGGATCGGATGTCTCCTGAccgctgcttagggtgatgggaGTGGGGTGGGAAACGGCGTGACACACCTTTACGTACACCTGAAAAGAACAACCAATGTAAATACatataagtaattaaataaagccacaaaaaattataataataaatcaataaaaaatatatgtgcagtTACAACCACATATAGGACTGCaatatatagacggtttcaatggccacaacataaacaaacgttactgtgcatgcacgcttttgtggacctaacttaacttccagtagacttccaaatagaatcaataacaacagccaagtccctctagagtagatattttttgataacaaacaaaatatgttttccgcgtggatcaggcggacttaatgaaaatgcaaattcattctttgacagcaggagatgttttaaaacatagacataaagcgcgagaaatagaggtttccccagtaacagctgtaaacaaagcagagctggtacgctcacacgctgctttatcaggcatataacatgcaagtcttccttcagaaatacagcgatataaaaaaacacctgtgcctcgttttgatatttaaacatataaatgtaaggaattattattattaaacgtgcagtaacgttgcgtaacgttactcatgtttattcagcgaagcctttttgaaaatcgatcagttttaaaattgtggcgagtctccgaaaatatataaatgtatgggaaacacatcccacatcacaaccacctgagcccaacttcagtctactcatcaccttgacttttactgcgtttgtagaaggcactgcagccagaccgatatacacaacacagaccggaagttaacttaggtccaggcgcgtgcgcccgatgaaactgTCTATATATGACTTCTTTTaaagacacaaaaaaaaatcttttgaaagTTTTTGCAGTCCTATATGTGGTTGTAACTGCACATATGTGGTTGTAActgcacatatttttttatcgaatccactgtgagacaccaatgtgtccctgagcaagacacttaacccctagttgctccagaggcatgcgacctctgacatatatagcaattgtaagtcgctttggataaaaccgtcagctaaatgaataaatgtaaatgatatatattataattctatatatatatatatatatatatatatatatatatatgtatatatatatatgtattagggcTGAGCAAGTTAACACATTATTATAGCGTTAACGCATTAATTTATTAACGCGGACAATTATTTTATCGCGCAATAAcgaagttttttattattatgaaagtctgttgctcactggctctgaatacacatacagacaagtcattggtcacaggaggggatgctcccgatcaaattatttaggctaagcatcaataTTCACATAccactagggctgtagctatcgaatattttagcaatcgagtattctaccaaaaattccatcgattaatcggataaaatttgtttttgcttaattaaagtgcaatattaattaagCAAGAGAAAATggagactcctgggtctcttaaaatgaaccttttttagaatttttttttttttttttaaatgcatagaatgcaatgcatacatcaaaaataaactcaaatttaattattacccattgtttctctgtctgtacttgtactgtgaacaatgacaataaagttgacagatgacttaagtgcatttaagtgccattctggggttttaaataaagcattttctgagatgcacattaaacaattaacacataaaacattaatttaatttctcttttaattattgaaaattaagcaaacttaactttttggtactaAACTGCAAGAGCtaaactaaaccggacttttattttgacgggttgacgtacctttacagttctgtgtatgtgatgtgatgctagttttactaaaatcaaacggtcaaatgctcatgaagtgactgtcagagcagttctggagatgttgttcatgtgttcacgtccttatttagtgagacagcagacgctgaaattaccgcgagcgtcacgcgcgcttcagtgtgtttaatgaatgaagacgcgcttctgctccattcattaacagagacacgcagaacatgcagttttcatatttaaatgttccggcttaatatttacagatattagtccatatcgtgatttgatgtaagtgcaatgaactatgtttgattaattcattcaaaatttggcaaattcaaTGCCAtcccgcgttaaactgtaaattccgtttttatgactagattccgcgattccctccgccttttcgcggaaatcatagggccctagttgtggtatgtcagctctatcttgcaatggacacacgccacaacaTTCTCTTTACGTCGTGTAGACTACAGGatcaatgagcagcatagagcgccctctcgcggctggagacggtaatgttttctattggttcatttctcttggttcatttctctcagttcatgtcaaattaattttgataaataagtcgcaccttactataagtcgcaggaccagccaaactatggaaaaaaagtgcgacttatagtccggaaaaatacggtatatataactgaaccgcgctctggcccacctcttccaatgagccagggactgctaaatggagcgatcacactagtcaaacgaaccaggctttgagGGTCAAACGCACTCTGGCACGGTTAAGATTGTCTAGTGTGAGCACAacctaattattctcccgcatcccgcacacacgagtctctacccgcccatcaagtgttgtcctgcaccgaactctgctgcgatgggtcccgtgatcatgcaggtctctaataggaagggGCCTGTTATAATATAATGATCGAGGCTCTGagaataacttgtttttctataacaaactataaaatattttctataaaaacattaatgccctggcagtgacaaatggcttgttttatatttaatttaattataagttgtgatttaggctacaataaatattttaactgctactatctAAAatgaacactgctgtaaaaagcaccttattttgTTTAAACTGTTTGCACACCAAATGTTATTAAACTTTTGTTAATATAGCAGTAGgtcaatacactacttttgaatgcatttattagttttgtgcataatgctattaatcgcagacaataatgcaaaagacaaaaaattatcgctgcccaccactaataaataaataaatatatatatatatatatatatatatatatatatatatatatatatataaacataaacgtttgtgttatttatttttgtaacggCAAAGCTAAAATTCCAGCCTTTAGTTTCACATGGTCTTTCAGAaatcaatcaaatatttattttgtgctcaagagatattttgtggaaacaaaaattgcatctttttcaggattatttgattaatagaaatttcaaaagaacattatttatttgtaacaaTGTGAAAGTCTTtatagtcacttttgatcaattgaatccaaccttgctgaacaaaagtattaattaaaaaaaaaacattatagtttTCCATTTACATGACACAACGCTAAATGTCTCTTCTGCAATCTGCTGGTCATTACTGGTACTGCAGAACACAAACGTTATGCTTTTGTCAACTTAAAGGTTGATAtccataatatattttaattcaaataacaaaacaaaaataaataattaaataaaaaatatagatgtgaaattacattttgcaCAAAGAAACTGAAAcctatttttaggatcattaggATGTGTTGCATCGATGCATTATTGTTTTGACAATTAAGCACatctacatttaaatgtaaaactatatatattttatttttaaaa encodes the following:
- the LOC132118325 gene encoding lebercilin-like isoform X2 → MDLHGDNQESEHSRLSHHSDGKISESPFRSGKQEKYRKDNESLVEDHARTRMRKPAGDPDRDRCSDGERSSPSFYSDDYENISHSDRSLSPSASPSPQRRGRFRRVSSSPLHRAGVRKGVSRRFPPHSHHPKQRSGDIRSQTLSKDAPSKEVDPVTKRMLSARLLKINELKNALSELRLHADELQRENRLLRQMQLRQEKALHRYNDTESEISQLLSRHNNETHVLRERLRRSQENQRTAERSLRETDAQLQRCRSQLQKLQQLADDQNLGEREELSRKLTYTQGKLQESERRVKELEKNTELSSGSFQRQLANERKRTHDAQQEVKALQEEVERLCTKLKEKEKELDSRNIYANRMLKASSRKEAENGSKRKVSNTTSTKAVQTEDRTSSLDFPSPPPAVTNELPPDDRTDDYLSLKDQQGREQRSREAKEWKIQEFWREREKERDMESEMVRTREKEREEKAMRDRNREMELLKDQERQRLDQQQSANQKNSKGNRGLDRKEEDWKRIGLSISQKEEESRKRRELEEEQLKARNLEIQAISQESAEEECQRKEQLLDKMREIEMQTQGQDSDFFSDDTGSVRSPPRLSEQRNHNGIFKSTEPEENTNTLASGRRVGGLQTHGPSEDLDLAFGSYAPSFGKSAPRVGLGARNANQPPRHLDEGLDLGSLVKERKSNLMQQLFGASATPPLSDPSSRMEILSPPLTSQLTSGPVGGRRRDTDTPNELNISSLPNNRSALHVSESRPAVRAITSFDDDIEEVTL
- the LOC132118325 gene encoding lebercilin-like isoform X1; its protein translation is MDLHGDNQESEHSRLSHHSDGKISESPFRSGKQEKYRKDNESLVEDHARTRMRKPAGDPDRDRCSDGERSSPSFYSDDYENISHSDRSLSPSASPSPQRRGRFRRVSSSPLHRAGVRKGVSRRFPPHSHHPKQRSGDIRSQTLSKDAPSKEVDPVTKRMLSARLLKINELKNALSELRLHADELQRENRLLRQMQLRQEKALHRYNDTESEISQLLSRHNNETHVLRERLRRSQENQRTAERSLRETDAQLQRCRSQLQKLQQLADDQNLGEREELSRKLTYTQGKLQESERRVKELEKNTELSSGSFQRQLANERKRTHDAQQEVKALQEEVERLCTKLKEKEKELDSRNIYANRMLKASSRKEAENGSKRKVSNTTSTKAVQTEDRTSSLDFPSPPPAVTNELPPDDRTDDYLSLKQDQQGREQRSREAKEWKIQEFWREREKERDMESEMVRTREKEREEKAMRDRNREMELLKDQERQRLDQQQSANQKNSKGNRGLDRKEEDWKRIGLSISQKEEESRKRRELEEEQLKARNLEIQAISQESAEEECQRKEQLLDKMREIEMQTQGQDSDFFSDDTGSVRSPPRLSEQRNHNGIFKSTEPEENTNTLASGRRVGGLQTHGPSEDLDLAFGSYAPSFGKSAPRVGLGARNANQPPRHLDEGLDLGSLVKERKSNLMQQLFGASATPPLSDPSSRMEILSPPLTSQLTSGPVGGRRRDTDTPNELNISSLPNNRSALHVSESRPAVRAITSFDDDIEEVTL